Proteins from a single region of Marinitoga sp. 1197:
- a CDS encoding zinc metallopeptidase has protein sequence MFFYPFWFDPTFIILLPGLILSLIAQASVQSTFSKYSKVISSTGENGADFARRMLDNLGLYNVRVEAVSGFLTDHYDPRNKVLRLSSATYSSRSVAALGVVAHEVGHAMQHQENYLPLVLRNFSVPFASIGSNLSWIIFIIGFLFYSQTLIQLGIILFSFAVLFTIITLPVEFNASARAIKILPSMGMPISEVSHVKKVLGAAAMTYVASAAMAILQLLRMLMLAGIVGDRD, from the coding sequence GTGTTTTTTTATCCATTCTGGTTTGATCCTACATTTATTATTTTATTACCGGGTTTAATATTGTCTTTAATAGCTCAGGCATCTGTACAATCAACTTTTTCAAAATATTCTAAAGTTATTTCTTCAACAGGTGAAAACGGTGCAGATTTTGCAAGAAGAATGCTTGATAATCTTGGACTATATAATGTAAGAGTTGAAGCTGTTTCTGGTTTTTTAACAGATCATTATGATCCGAGAAATAAAGTTTTGAGACTATCTTCTGCCACTTATTCAAGCAGGTCAGTTGCTGCTTTAGGCGTAGTCGCCCATGAAGTAGGACATGCTATGCAACATCAGGAAAATTATTTACCATTAGTTTTAAGAAACTTTTCCGTTCCATTTGCTTCTATTGGATCAAATTTATCATGGATTATTTTTATAATAGGATTCCTTTTTTATAGTCAGACATTAATCCAACTTGGTATTATATTATTTTCTTTTGCAGTATTATTTACTATAATAACATTACCAGTCGAATTTAATGCCAGCGCGAGAGCTATAAAAATCCTCCCTTCAATGGGTATGCCAATATCAGAAGTATCACATGTGAAAAAAGTATTGGGTGCTGCTGCTATGACATATGTTGCTTCTGCTGCCATGGCTATTTTACAATTACTAAGAATGCTTATGTTAGCAGGTATCGTTGGAGATAGAGATTAA
- a CDS encoding glycoside hydrolase family 3 N-terminal domain-containing protein, with translation MNYKYGKLFFLGFPGGIDDEALNIILKYKPAGIILYPGNMNSIEELQISMDKLYSLNIPLLISSDHEGGQLETVPGILSSPGNYAIGKTNEPNIAYKYAFYLGKKLKEFGFNMVFSPVLDVLHKDSSAVTGFRIFSDSPEKVSIFGTQYIKGLNDAGILSTAKHFPGHGKATHDSHEETPVIDNFSFNDYDLLPFENAIKNGVEMIMTAHIIYKNLDEDLGTVSKIILNDLLRKKLNYNGLIISDAIEMKAFYNNYFPDKGVELFFNNGGDILMIAEAKKNFKPIYTSFINLIENKKIDTESINLKIKKINEIQKKYFNENYEGKFLTDIAKKSLKINIKKDFHINLDTDKVSIVIPEPKNLSQADTTAKDLEKLESLLNLEFKNTNIFKYNPLNGETYSELPKNSKVISFVLDSFRFPEQYKLHKKIKSLNKDIIYVIIRNDQDETLYKDESYIITHSTKLISIYNAIKAIKKL, from the coding sequence ATGAATTATAAATATGGAAAATTGTTTTTTCTTGGTTTTCCAGGCGGAATTGATGATGAAGCTTTAAATATAATTTTAAAGTATAAACCTGCAGGTATAATTTTATATCCAGGAAATATGAACAGTATTGAAGAGTTGCAGATTTCTATGGATAAATTATATTCTCTTAATATTCCTTTACTTATTTCATCTGATCACGAAGGTGGTCAATTGGAAACTGTTCCAGGAATCTTATCTTCACCAGGAAATTATGCTATTGGAAAAACAAATGAGCCAAATATTGCTTATAAATATGCATTTTATCTTGGAAAAAAATTGAAAGAATTTGGTTTTAACATGGTTTTTTCTCCCGTTCTTGATGTTTTACATAAAGATTCAAGTGCAGTTACTGGATTCAGAATTTTTTCTGATTCTCCAGAAAAGGTTTCTATATTTGGAACACAATATATAAAAGGATTAAATGATGCTGGTATTCTTTCAACTGCAAAGCACTTCCCCGGCCACGGAAAAGCTACTCATGATTCTCATGAAGAAACTCCAGTTATTGATAACTTTTCTTTTAATGATTATGATTTATTACCTTTTGAAAATGCTATTAAAAATGGCGTTGAAATGATTATGACAGCGCATATTATATACAAAAATCTCGATGAAGATTTGGGTACAGTATCTAAAATCATTTTAAATGACCTGTTAAGAAAAAAATTAAATTATAATGGATTAATAATTAGCGATGCCATTGAAATGAAAGCATTTTATAATAACTATTTCCCTGATAAAGGTGTTGAATTATTTTTTAATAATGGTGGAGATATTTTGATGATTGCTGAAGCTAAGAAAAATTTTAAACCTATTTATACTTCTTTTATTAATCTCATTGAAAATAAAAAAATAGACACAGAATCCATTAATTTGAAAATAAAGAAAATAAATGAAATTCAAAAAAAATATTTTAATGAAAATTATGAAGGAAAATTTTTAACCGATATTGCTAAAAAATCCTTAAAAATAAATATAAAAAAAGATTTTCATATAAATTTGGATACAGATAAAGTTTCTATCGTGATACCTGAACCTAAAAATTTAAGTCAGGCTGATACCACTGCTAAAGATTTAGAAAAATTAGAATCTTTATTAAATTTAGAATTTAAAAATACAAATATTTTTAAATATAACCCTTTAAATGGAGAAACTTATTCAGAACTACCAAAAAATTCTAAGGTTATATCTTTTGTCCTTGATTCTTTTAGATTTCCCGAACAATATAAATTGCATAAAAAAATTAAAAGTTTAAATAAAGATA
- a CDS encoding ROK family transcriptional regulator gives MVKITDSLIKVLNFIWKKEKTYLMEISKETGLEKSTVSRSLNKLKNLNLIKKVDELSASPLGGRKTSIYSFNFSIGYILGISIEQDGLEFVLTDLQGIIIFSKRKNIKIDKNNIVNEIISIYSQFDDYKILSVGISLPGIINSSNGIIVYSKALNIENLDLSTALEKEIDVPVFIENDSNCGAIFFNLKYKDKSHNILYFHISIPYFATDHVGLGIGIVIKNKLYHGSNNCAGEVEFKIPLINTNENISFTSILNEDIDTLINNSRDFINIYSKKLGDYISIFDPDNIIIGGNITLLNEKFLNIFIEEIKKNIFIPNIRKLHINHISPEDYLTSRGAVSIVLHKMFSNKRGTEHFLKIYLMKRGDIK, from the coding sequence ATGGTAAAAATCACTGATTCATTGATAAAAGTATTGAATTTTATATGGAAAAAAGAAAAAACATACTTAATGGAAATTTCAAAAGAAACAGGTCTTGAAAAATCAACTGTTTCCAGATCTTTGAATAAATTAAAAAATTTAAACTTAATAAAAAAAGTTGATGAACTTTCAGCTTCTCCACTTGGTGGAAGAAAAACTTCTATTTATTCATTCAATTTTTCTATTGGATATATTTTAGGTATTTCAATAGAACAGGATGGCCTTGAATTTGTTTTAACAGATTTACAAGGAATTATAATTTTTTCAAAAAGAAAAAATATAAAAATAGACAAAAACAATATCGTAAATGAAATTATCTCTATTTACAGTCAATTTGACGATTATAAAATTTTAAGTGTTGGTATTTCACTTCCAGGTATAATTAATTCTTCAAATGGAATAATTGTATATTCTAAAGCTTTAAATATTGAAAATTTGGATTTATCAACAGCATTAGAAAAAGAAATTGATGTTCCTGTATTTATAGAAAATGATAGTAATTGTGGAGCCATTTTTTTTAATTTGAAATATAAAGATAAATCACATAATATTTTATATTTCCATATTTCAATTCCATATTTCGCTACAGACCATGTTGGACTGGGTATAGGTATTGTTATTAAAAACAAATTATATCATGGAAGCAATAATTGTGCTGGAGAAGTAGAATTTAAAATCCCTTTAATAAATACAAATGAAAATATTTCTTTCACATCTATTTTAAATGAAGATATAGATACATTAATAAATAATAGTAGAGATTTTATTAACATATATTCAAAAAAACTTGGTGATTATATTAGTATTTTTGATCCAGATAATATCATAATTGGGGGTAATATTACTCTTTTAAATGAAAAATTTTTAAATATTTTTATTGAAGAAATTAAAAAAAATATTTTCATTCCAAATATACGAAAATTGCATATAAATCATATATCTCCAGAAGACTATCTTACTTCTCGTGGTGCTGTCTCTATAGTTTTACATAAAATGTTTTCAAATAAACGCGGTACTGAACATTTTTTAAAAATTTATTTGATGAAAAGAGGCGATATTAAATGA